In Corvus cornix cornix isolate S_Up_H32 chromosome 4A, ASM73873v5, whole genome shotgun sequence, one genomic interval encodes:
- the LOC109145117 gene encoding G-protein coupled receptor 12-like, with protein sequence MLHGPAAMGEPWPPQPQQQRLPGLGNASEPPAWPSAAAGPGTAAPGGGAAAAGSVSPWDIALCATGTAVAGENALVLAVLFYTPSLRAPMFLLIGSLALADLLAGLGLVANFAVRYLLRPPSEAAELAAAGLLLAAFSASVCSLLAITVDRYLSLYNALTYHSERTLGFTCAMVLLMWLLCLGVGLLPLLGWNCLRDQSACSILRPVTKDNAAVLAVTFLLLFALMMQLYLQICKIAFRHAQQIAVQHQFIATAQATSTRKGLSTLSLILGTFALCWIPFAIYSLVADSSYPAVYTYSLALPATCNSLINPIIYAFRNPDIQKSLWLACCGCIPSTFSSRPRTSSDV encoded by the coding sequence ATGCTGCACGGCCCCGCCGCCATGGGGGAGCCGTGGCCGCCGCAGCCGCAGCAGCAGCGGCTCCCGGGGCTCGGCAACGCCTCGGAGCCCCCCGCCTGGCCCTCGGCGGCGGCCGGACCGGGCAcggcggcgccgggcggcggggccgcggccgcggggTCCGTGAGCCCCTGGGACATCGCGCTGTGCGCCACGGGCACGGCGGTGGCGGGGGAGAACGCGCTGGTGCTGGCCGTGCTGTTCTACACGCCGAGCCTGCGGGCGCCCATGTTCCTGCTGATCGGCAGCCTGGCGCTGGCCGACCTGCtggccgggctggggctggtggccaACTTCGCCGTGCGCTACCTGCTGCGGCCGCCCAGCGAGGCGGCGGAgctggcggcggcggggctgctgctggccgCCTTCTCCGCCTCCGTCTGCAGCCTCCTGGCCATCACCGTGGACCGCTACCTGTCGCTGTACAACGCGCTCACCTACCACAGCGAGCGCACGCTGGGCTTCACCTGCGCCATGGTGCTGCTGAtgtggctgctgtgcctgggcGTGGGGCTGCTGCCCCTCCTGGGCTGGAACTGCCTGCGGGACCAGAGCGCCTGCAGCATCCTGCGGCCCGTCACCAAGGACAACGCGGCCGTGCTGGCCGtcaccttcctgctcctcttcgCCCTCATGATGCAGCTCTACCTGCAGATCTGCAAGATCGCCTTCCGGCACGCCCAGCAGATCGCCGTGCAGCACCAGTTCATCGCCACGGCGCAGGCCACCTCCACCCGCAAAGGGCTCTCCACGCTGTCGCTCATCCTCGGCACCTTCGCGCTGTGCTGGATCCCCTTCGCCATCTACTCCCTGGTGGCCGATTCCAGCTACCCCGCGGTCTACACCTACTCGCTGGCGCTGCCCGCCACCTGCAACTCGCTCATCAACCCCATCATTTACGCCTTCAGAAACCCAGACATCCAGAAGTCGCTCTGGCTGGCCTGCTGCGGGTGCATCCCTTCCACGTTCTCCTCCAGACCAAGGACATCCAGCGACGTGTGA